The segment GGTGAAGTCTTATTTCGAAAAGATAGACTGGTATAATGACAGCATCCGCGAGATCAAGGTGGAGCCTGACGGTCATGGGGAAAACGGCTTTGACTATTTTACATATGAATGGCTGAAGGACGGCTTGTCTCTGAAAATGGAATATGAGCGGACCGGCCGTGGCCTGCGCCTCATTGAGACGGAGGATTACCGGATACAGGTAACGATTCCTGCGCAGCATGAGCTGCCGTTCGGAGCGGAATACCCCGTCGTATATGAAGCTGTTAATAAAAGCGGGAAGCCCCTGTCGCTCCAGATTAGCGGTAAAAGCAATGCGCAAATCCGCATGGAGCTGGACGCTGCTCAGACAATTGAATCCCAGGCGCGGATCGAAGGCCGCTTCTTCATCCATCCGGTGAAGGAGGAGCAGGATCTCTATCAGACCCACCCTGTGGTGGAGGCTGAACTGCTCATTAACGGTCTTCCTGCCGTATTCAAGCTGGGCATTAAACCGAAGTTCCCGGTCAAGGTGAAGCTCCAGGTACCGGACAGAACGCTTTTCGCGGGCGAAGAGGTAGAGCTGGATGTAACGGTAGAGAATGAGTACAGCACAGACACCGTGTTCAGCTTTGAGCTGCCCGAGGATGAGATTCTGTCGTTCAGTCAAAAGCGTTACACCGTAGAGGTTCCGGCAAAGAGCCGGAGAACCGTCACCGCAGCGGCCCGGCTGCTCGGGTATGGCATTTGGCACCATACGGTGAGTATCCGCAGTGCAGAAGAAGGAGCCGATTCAGCTATACTGGAACAGGAGCTGAGCCTGGTCTTCTCCGGAGCAGAGACGGCCTTCGGCGGTCCGACCGACAAGGACTGGATCATCAGCAATGGCCGCTATTCGGCCGTTCTAAACAAAACAAACCACTGGCTTACTTTTTTCCAGAACCGTAAATATCTGATGAACCTGCCTTATCCTAAGCTGGGCTTGCCTTATACGAATGAATTCAAGAAATTCACGGCGCTGGATGTGAAGATCTCCAGGGATCAAGAGGCTATCGTGCTTGAGGCCACTTATGAGGCCGGCATCAGAGAAGGCTTGCTACTGACAATGGTTGTGAAGCTGTTCGGCAACGGGATTGTCTCCCGTTATTTCCGAATCGACAATCCGCAGGCTACCGTTCAGGAGGAAGAGCTGTTCCTGAAGGATAGCTTCCGCTTCGGTCTGAATGGCGGCGTCATCCCTTACCGCGGCAAATATATAGATCTGAGCACAGGGCCTGAAGCCTCCGGCATGGATTACTGGGAAGCGAAGGATTTCACGGAGAACTGGATGTTCGCTGACGATGAAGGCTTCTCCAGAGGGATTAGCTGGCCGTCAGAGCTTAAGCTGATTCAGGACTCGTGGATGCATGCCGTAGAGCATTCTCTGGGGCGGATTCCCGCCGGCGGGCGTAAGGAGACGCCGCCGCTGCGGATCGCGCTGGGCACCTGGGACCATTGGCAGGATTTCCGGGCCTATGCGCTGCAAAGCGGCAACAAGAACGCTGATGAACTGGCCGCTACAGAACAGCTGGAACTGAGCTTGAATAACGGGAATCCGTTTATAAGCGGAGAGGCTATGCTTTTACTTAAGGACCAGAAGAAGAGCTATCTGGCGGGTGAGATTCGGCTCTCTTCCGATGCAGGCAGCATGGCGGAAGCGCGGCTATCAGTACATGAGGAAGCGAAGCTCAGAGAAGCGGCTCTGCCGCTGACTGTGCCAGCAGGAGCAGCCCCGGATGTGCTGACCCTGCATCTGGATATGGACAGTTATGTGCAGGATCAATCCTTCCTGGTCTTGCCGGTCGCGGATGAACCTGTCCGGCAGGAGAGACTTGTAGCAGAAGGAGCACAGGTACTGGCTGTGGACAACGGCATTCTGCGGATACAGGCCAGCCCTGACTTCGCGCCGGGATTGTTCTCGCTTGCCCATCAGGGCGAGGAATGGCTTGAATCTTCTTTTCCGCAGCCGGTTGCGAAATCCTGGTGGAATCCTTGGGTGGGTGGTATCGTAACCAGTGTGGAAGAAATCGCCTTACGCAGCTTCATGGAGGAGCCGTTAACGGCTGATTTCGCGGAGTTGACCGATAACAAGGGAAACCGCTGGTCGGGGATACGGATGAGCGTAACCATTCAGAAGAATGATAAATACAAAGGACTCGTACTGCATCAGTATTTCATGCTGCTGCCGGGCGTTCCGGTGCTTGCTTCTACAGTACATGTGGAGCAGAACACAGGCGGTCCGCTATGCCCGTTGCAGCTGGAGACTTCAACCTTCTATCAGGCTGCTTCTGACATCAAGGACGGTAGAGGGTACCTCAAGAACAGCAGAGGTGAACAACTGGTATATAAGGCAGGCAAAGTACAGTCAGGAGCTAAAAGTTCTAACGGTCTTCTGCAACTGGGTTCTGAGGAGCGGAAGCAACGCTTGACGTTAATTGCAGCACCTGAGCATTCCTCTCCCTCGCTTATGGTGAATGCAGATGCAATATTGTCATATACGGAGGAATACCTGCATCTGCAGGATGGCAAGGAGCAATTCAGCAAGCCGCAATTCTATCTGATCTCAGATCTCCAGGTACCTGATCAGGCTTATGGCGATCTGCTGTCGATCCGGTTCAAGAAGTGAGTCAGAGAAAGGAAGCTTCTATGAAAATCATTGACGCACATGTGCACTATTCCAATATTGCAGCCTTCCACGAAACGGCGCAGACCTTGGCTCATATCGATTATACCGGCAAGGGACTCCTGGAGGAGTTCCGCCGCAGCGGTGTAATTGCCGGAGTCGGTATGGGAGTGACTGAGACGGTTGCCGGAGCTTTTCCCGATTCCGCTGCCCTCAATCCTATGCTGCTTGACCTGAGCGAGACCCTGCCGGACAATCTGTTCACCTGCGTGGGCATTAACCCGCTCACCCTTCATCTGGAGGGACAGCTTGAAGCACTGGAGCAATCATTGCAGCGGACGGATGTCGTTGGCATCAAGCTGTATGCCGGGTATTACCACTTCAATGTGGGGGATGAAATTTATGATCCGGTCTACAAGCTGGCTGCCGCTTACGGACTCCCGGTGGTCATTCATGGCGGATTGACTTACGCAGACCAGGGATTGCTGAAGTATTCCCATCCGCTGTCCATGGAAGAGACCTTCCTGAAGCACCGGGAGATTACTTTCATGCTCTGCCACCTGGGCGATCCTTGGGTGATGGACACCGCAGCCCTGCTGGAGAAGAACCCTAACCTCTACACGGATTTGTCCGGCTGGATTGTCGGCGATCAGGCCAAGGTGGACCGGCTGCTGACCGAGCAGACCTATACCGATCATTTCCGCCGGGCGCTGGTGTTCGCCGAGAAATACGACCGGCTGGTCTTCGGCACCGACTGGCCGCTGGTCCCTCTGGATGCTTATATTACTTTCGTGAAGCACCTGGTGCCGGAGGCTTATCATGAAGACGTCTTTTATAACAACGCACTCCGCGTGTTCCCTAAGCTTGCGGAGCGGATCAGAGAACTGAATCTATAGTGAGATGGGCTGCAGACTTCCCCCGGAATGGTATTCCGGGGGTTTTTAGTTTGTTGCGCGGGTAAGCGGGGCGGGTTACTACTTCTGATGGACGACCTGTGGTAAGCTGTGAGTAGCGTGTTAAAGTCTGAGCATGAACATCGAGTTGATATTGGGGGCTGACACTGGGCAGGTACTACACCCGTTACCGACTTCTACTCTTAAATTTAAGTAGCTGATTGTATTTCCTGCATTAGAAAAGGCATAGCTGACCGTAAAATGAGATTCTATTGTATTTCATACAGTGGAATGTTGAGTTTTGGGTGAAAAATGGCCTTTTTACAATATTCTATTGCACTGAATACAATAGATGCTATTTTAAAGTCTTTTTTAAAGCATTCTAATGTATAAAATGCAGTTACTATCATTCAAGTGCCCAGCATCCGAATGACTACTGTGCAAATAAGAAGCTGGCTCGTAAAGGTCCGGTAATGGTCTTTTTACATTCACAGAGGGAGAGGTATCATGCCATACATACAGGTACATGATCTTGAAATGTTCTATGAACAGATGGGCACCGGAGAACCGGTGATCTTCCTGCACAGTCATTATTCCCGCAGCATGCTGGCCTTTAGCAGCCAGGTTCTGGACTTCCAGAACCAATACAGTTGTTGCTTCCCGGATCTGAGAGGGCATGGAAGGACCAGATGCCGGAATCTGGACTGGTCTACTCCCCAAATTGCTGAGGATGTAG is part of the Paenibacillus sp. FSL M7-0420 genome and harbors:
- a CDS encoding amidohydrolase family protein — protein: MKIIDAHVHYSNIAAFHETAQTLAHIDYTGKGLLEEFRRSGVIAGVGMGVTETVAGAFPDSAALNPMLLDLSETLPDNLFTCVGINPLTLHLEGQLEALEQSLQRTDVVGIKLYAGYYHFNVGDEIYDPVYKLAAAYGLPVVIHGGLTYADQGLLKYSHPLSMEETFLKHREITFMLCHLGDPWVMDTAALLEKNPNLYTDLSGWIVGDQAKVDRLLTEQTYTDHFRRALVFAEKYDRLVFGTDWPLVPLDAYITFVKHLVPEAYHEDVFYNNALRVFPKLAERIRELNL
- a CDS encoding GNAT family N-acetyltransferase; translation: MSELQEIVIEEYVPERHAASIAEMWNRSAESWGGDGAYRTEESVLREHENSPMLKLFLAVSGSEVIGYCSFSHYKEDTGALYIALLNVRPDYHGRKVGKALVRRSIEETIKLGWPRLDLYTWPGNVKAVPTYKKSGFFWENRDDTTHLMNFIPSVLQTGAVKSYFEKIDWYNDSIREIKVEPDGHGENGFDYFTYEWLKDGLSLKMEYERTGRGLRLIETEDYRIQVTIPAQHELPFGAEYPVVYEAVNKSGKPLSLQISGKSNAQIRMELDAAQTIESQARIEGRFFIHPVKEEQDLYQTHPVVEAELLINGLPAVFKLGIKPKFPVKVKLQVPDRTLFAGEEVELDVTVENEYSTDTVFSFELPEDEILSFSQKRYTVEVPAKSRRTVTAAARLLGYGIWHHTVSIRSAEEGADSAILEQELSLVFSGAETAFGGPTDKDWIISNGRYSAVLNKTNHWLTFFQNRKYLMNLPYPKLGLPYTNEFKKFTALDVKISRDQEAIVLEATYEAGIREGLLLTMVVKLFGNGIVSRYFRIDNPQATVQEEELFLKDSFRFGLNGGVIPYRGKYIDLSTGPEASGMDYWEAKDFTENWMFADDEGFSRGISWPSELKLIQDSWMHAVEHSLGRIPAGGRKETPPLRIALGTWDHWQDFRAYALQSGNKNADELAATEQLELSLNNGNPFISGEAMLLLKDQKKSYLAGEIRLSSDAGSMAEARLSVHEEAKLREAALPLTVPAGAAPDVLTLHLDMDSYVQDQSFLVLPVADEPVRQERLVAEGAQVLAVDNGILRIQASPDFAPGLFSLAHQGEEWLESSFPQPVAKSWWNPWVGGIVTSVEEIALRSFMEEPLTADFAELTDNKGNRWSGIRMSVTIQKNDKYKGLVLHQYFMLLPGVPVLASTVHVEQNTGGPLCPLQLETSTFYQAASDIKDGRGYLKNSRGEQLVYKAGKVQSGAKSSNGLLQLGSEERKQRLTLIAAPEHSSPSLMVNADAILSYTEEYLHLQDGKEQFSKPQFYLISDLQVPDQAYGDLLSIRFKK